From Priestia aryabhattai, one genomic window encodes:
- a CDS encoding XTP/dITP diphosphatase → MREIIIATKNAGKVKDFETLFSPKGFKVKSLLDFPEIEDVEETGVTFAENATLKAETISSALNKPVIADDSGLAIDALNGEPGVYSARYAGENKDDNANIEKVLQKLNGVPFEKRTARFHCALAIAVPGKRPEIVEGTCEGRILEEKKGENGFGYDPIFFVEKWNCSMAELSKEQKNQISHRANALQKLAPLIDAQF, encoded by the coding sequence GTGCGTGAAATTATTATTGCAACTAAAAATGCAGGCAAAGTAAAAGATTTTGAAACACTTTTCTCACCGAAGGGATTTAAAGTAAAATCGCTCCTTGATTTTCCTGAGATTGAAGACGTGGAAGAAACGGGCGTTACATTTGCAGAGAATGCGACGCTAAAAGCAGAGACCATTTCATCCGCATTAAATAAGCCGGTCATTGCCGATGACTCGGGGCTTGCTATTGATGCCTTAAACGGAGAACCAGGCGTTTATTCCGCGCGTTATGCTGGTGAAAATAAAGATGATAATGCTAATATAGAGAAGGTACTTCAAAAATTAAATGGCGTGCCGTTTGAAAAGCGCACGGCACGCTTTCATTGTGCTCTTGCTATTGCAGTGCCTGGAAAGAGACCAGAAATTGTAGAAGGCACGTGTGAAGGGCGCATCTTGGAGGAAAAAAAAGGAGAAAACGGTTTTGGGTACGATCCTATTTTCTTTGTAGAAAAATGGAACTGCTCCATGGCAGAATTGTCTAAAGAACAAAAAAATCAAATTAGTCACCGAGCAAATGCGTTACAAAAACTAGCACCGCTAATTGATGCGCAATTTTAG
- a CDS encoding PH domain-containing protein: MFGKVAADVLGLSDIGSVIKPVDYDKVDADDYVMHEEQEKIYFLIKSKSDEYCFTNKALIHLDGTSATSKKRMLRRYNYSTNHLSNVMLETAGTVDLDVEIKFKIGSETFSIDVHKKHIEEVKDLYKALFKMSEITRENEVALDFAKQSIQLASSTLSSTRNTSGSVAGEFKEINEAAFSWLLDKKTAYTTKDFSSVFELYINN; encoded by the coding sequence ATGTTTGGAAAGGTAGCTGCTGATGTGTTGGGGCTAAGTGATATTGGTTCTGTTATTAAGCCAGTTGATTATGACAAGGTAGATGCAGACGATTACGTTATGCATGAAGAACAAGAAAAGATTTATTTTCTAATCAAATCAAAGTCAGATGAATATTGCTTTACTAATAAAGCGCTCATTCACCTTGATGGAACAAGTGCTACAAGCAAAAAGCGAATGCTTCGCCGCTATAACTACAGCACAAATCACCTTTCAAACGTGATGCTAGAAACGGCTGGAACTGTCGATTTAGATGTGGAAATTAAATTTAAAATTGGCTCGGAGACTTTTTCTATCGATGTACACAAAAAGCATATAGAAGAGGTAAAAGATTTATATAAAGCACTGTTTAAAATGTCTGAAATAACGCGTGAAAATGAAGTTGCGCTCGATTTTGCTAAACAAAGCATTCAGCTAGCTTCTTCTACGCTAAGCAGTACAAGAAATACAAGTGGAAGTGTTGCTGGTGAATTTAAAGAAATTAACGAAGCTGCGTTTTCTTGGTTATTAGATAAAAAAACAGCCTACACAACAAAAGATTTCAGCTCAGTTTTCGAGCTGTATATCAATAATTAA
- a CDS encoding DUF47 domain-containing protein, producing the protein MEDCNVIKRKKDKFSEMLMDIAQNIKDSAEFLGSFELQNVSDLKEFANVLKAYESKGDKYVHTVITELNKAFITPIEREDILQLAMSMDDVLDGIDSFAALMEIHSITKFDEYVAEFVKNIQGCAEEILITINLLSEKKLLQISEHAIKIKEYESHCDTLYRRALKQLFATCKDPIKVIQYKEIYETLEEIADYCQTVANNLESVIMKNA; encoded by the coding sequence ATGGAGGATTGCAACGTGATCAAAAGAAAAAAAGACAAGTTTTCTGAAATGTTAATGGACATTGCCCAAAATATTAAGGACTCAGCGGAGTTTTTAGGCAGCTTTGAACTTCAAAATGTATCTGACCTAAAGGAATTTGCCAACGTTTTAAAAGCGTATGAATCAAAAGGTGATAAATACGTGCATACAGTGATTACTGAGTTGAACAAAGCATTTATTACTCCAATTGAGCGTGAAGATATTCTACAGCTAGCGATGAGCATGGATGATGTACTTGATGGCATCGACAGCTTTGCTGCTTTAATGGAAATTCATTCAATTACGAAATTTGATGAATATGTAGCTGAATTTGTTAAAAATATTCAAGGCTGTGCTGAAGAGATTTTAATTACTATTAATTTGTTGTCTGAGAAAAAGCTTCTTCAAATTAGTGAGCATGCAATTAAAATTAAAGAGTATGAGTCACATTGTGATACATTATATCGTCGTGCACTAAAACAATTATTTGCAACATGTAAAGATCCAATTAAAGTTATTCAATATAAAGAAATTTATGAAACGCTAGAAGAAATTGCGGATTATTGTCAAACGGTTGCGAACAACTTAGAATCAGTTATTATGAAGAATGCGTAA
- a CDS encoding metallophosphoesterase encodes MKLLIVSDSHGLQEELLTIRERHADVDKMIHCGDSELPQDSKEMSAFLGVRGNCDYDASYVNDRVESLGEATCLVTHGHLYNVKMSMMNLHYKAREVGANVVCFGHSHIAGAELMDGVLFINPGSMLLPRMRKERTYAILVMDGTEATVQFYDISGKHIPSMQLTCTLSA; translated from the coding sequence GTGAAACTATTAATTGTAAGCGATAGCCACGGGTTACAAGAAGAACTGCTCACTATCAGAGAGAGACATGCTGATGTAGATAAGATGATTCATTGTGGCGACTCTGAGTTGCCGCAAGACAGCAAAGAAATGTCTGCATTTTTAGGCGTTCGAGGAAATTGTGACTACGATGCATCTTACGTCAATGATCGAGTAGAGTCGCTTGGAGAAGCTACGTGTCTGGTTACACACGGTCACTTATACAATGTTAAAATGTCTATGATGAACTTGCATTACAAAGCGAGAGAAGTCGGAGCAAATGTTGTTTGTTTTGGGCATTCTCACATAGCGGGAGCTGAGCTCATGGACGGAGTTTTATTTATCAATCCGGGAAGTATGTTACTTCCTCGTATGAGAAAAGAACGTACGTATGCTATACTAGTAATGGATGGTACAGAAGCTACCGTGCAGTTTTACGATATAAGCGGTAAACATATTCCTAGCATGCAGTTAACCTGTACACTTTCAGCATAG
- the racE gene encoding glutamate racemase, translating to MSRPIGVIDSGVGGLTVAKEIMRQLPKEQIMYIGDTARCPYGPRPSEEVRAFTWEMTNYLVDKDIKMLVIACNTATAVVLDEIQEQLDIPVIGVIEPGSRAALKVTKNHKIGVIGTNGTVKSQAYTHALRALHTRVEVENLACPLFVPLVESGNYEGPEAQRIVKETLKPFYHTDMDTLILGCTHYPLLKPVIQEAIGPRVQLISSGEETAIEVSAILSYSNLLAPRNMEPEHYFFTTGSTELFQSIASKWFEHPVYNVEHIKL from the coding sequence TTGAGTAGACCAATTGGTGTTATAGATTCAGGTGTGGGCGGATTAACGGTAGCAAAGGAAATTATGAGACAGCTTCCGAAAGAACAAATTATGTACATTGGAGATACAGCCCGCTGCCCATACGGTCCTCGTCCTAGTGAAGAAGTACGAGCTTTCACATGGGAGATGACTAATTATTTAGTGGATAAAGATATTAAAATGCTTGTTATTGCGTGCAATACGGCTACGGCAGTTGTACTAGATGAAATTCAAGAACAGCTCGATATTCCGGTTATAGGCGTCATTGAACCAGGATCACGCGCTGCGCTTAAAGTAACTAAAAATCATAAAATAGGCGTAATCGGCACAAACGGAACCGTGAAAAGTCAAGCCTATACACATGCACTCCGCGCTCTTCATACGAGAGTGGAAGTGGAAAATTTAGCATGCCCTTTGTTTGTACCTCTTGTAGAGAGCGGTAATTATGAAGGACCGGAAGCGCAGCGAATTGTAAAAGAAACATTAAAACCTTTTTATCATACAGATATGGATACCCTTATTTTAGGATGTACGCATTATCCGTTATTAAAGCCAGTTATTCAAGAAGCAATTGGGCCTCGAGTTCAGTTAATCAGTTCTGGCGAAGAAACGGCAATAGAGGTAAGTGCCATTCTTTCTTATAGCAATTTACTAGCTCCTAGAAACATGGAGCCTGAACACTACTTCTTTACAACAGGATCAACAGAACTGTTTCAATCTATTGCATCTAAATGGTTTGAGCACCCTGTATATAATGTTGAACATATCAAGCTTTAA
- a CDS encoding inorganic phosphate transporter: protein MDSMLILTILIVVGALGFDFINGFHDTANAIATSVSTKALKPRHAILLAATMNFVGAMTFTGVAKTITKDIVDPYTLQNGSVVILAALISAIAWNLITWYFGIPSSSSHAIIGSIAGAAIAAAGFGALNYKGFIKIIEALLISPVLAFVVGYIVYTIIKLTFKNHNLTKTNKRFRRVQILTAALQSYTHGTNDAQKAMGIITLALIANNMQSGTDIQWWVQLACAVAMGLGTSIGGWKIIKTVGGKIMKIRPVNGVAADLTGAAIIFGATFIHLPVSTTHVISSSILGVGSAHRVKGVKWGTAQRMVITWVITLPISASLAALIYMILNLVF, encoded by the coding sequence ATGGATTCGATGCTAATATTAACCATTCTAATTGTAGTGGGTGCACTTGGATTTGACTTTATCAACGGATTTCACGATACAGCTAATGCAATTGCGACTTCTGTTTCAACCAAAGCTTTAAAACCGCGACATGCAATTCTTTTAGCCGCAACCATGAACTTTGTCGGTGCTATGACGTTTACGGGCGTAGCCAAAACGATTACAAAGGATATCGTTGATCCTTATACGCTTCAAAATGGTTCTGTCGTTATTTTAGCTGCATTAATTTCTGCTATTGCGTGGAACCTAATCACATGGTATTTCGGTATTCCGAGTAGTTCTTCTCATGCAATTATTGGATCGATTGCAGGAGCAGCTATTGCAGCCGCTGGATTTGGTGCTTTAAATTATAAAGGTTTTATCAAAATCATTGAAGCCCTTCTAATTTCACCAGTTCTAGCCTTTGTAGTAGGTTATATTGTCTATACGATTATCAAACTAACGTTTAAAAATCATAACTTAACGAAAACGAATAAGCGTTTTCGACGCGTTCAAATCCTGACTGCAGCCCTACAATCGTACACACACGGTACGAATGATGCGCAAAAAGCAATGGGTATCATTACGCTAGCGCTTATTGCTAACAACATGCAAAGCGGTACTGACATTCAGTGGTGGGTACAGCTGGCTTGTGCGGTTGCAATGGGGCTTGGAACGTCAATTGGTGGATGGAAAATCATTAAAACCGTCGGCGGTAAAATTATGAAAATTCGTCCTGTTAATGGAGTAGCTGCGGACTTAACGGGTGCTGCAATTATCTTTGGAGCAACGTTTATTCATCTACCTGTCAGTACTACTCATGTTATTTCATCTTCTATCTTAGGTGTAGGTTCTGCTCACCGAGTGAAAGGTGTAAAATGGGGAACTGCACAGCGCATGGTGATTACATGGGTTATCACATTGCCAATTTCAGCTTCATTAGCTGCACTTATCTATATGATTTTAAATTTGGTCTTTTAA
- a CDS encoding GerMN domain-containing protein: MSKKTQFVLISAVVTTSVMLSGCGLFGGDNAAKEIDPPKDVTYVKDEKSLATEAKVMEANKKQSKAAETSAPTKRELYLIDKNGYVVPQTLEIPKSKGVAKQSLEYLVEGGPVTNLLPNNFRAVLPADTRVLGTKLESDGTMVADFSPEFAEYKKEDELRILQAVTWTLTQFEGVNKVKIRINGYDKDEMPVNHTPISKGLSRADGINFDNTGVVDVTQTKPVTIYYLAQEGKQTYYVPVTKRIASDDKDMYTAIVNELVEGPAPASGLVTDFNPDAKLVAAPKYADGELTLNFNKNIFGNLKGTEISQRVLDSLVLSLTEQKAVDSVAIKVDGKKTLKDEKGKKLTEPVARPKNVNTGSF; the protein is encoded by the coding sequence ATGTCCAAAAAGACCCAATTTGTTCTCATATCCGCCGTGGTGACCACATCTGTAATGTTATCCGGCTGTGGACTTTTCGGAGGGGATAACGCAGCAAAGGAAATTGATCCGCCAAAGGATGTCACCTATGTGAAAGATGAAAAATCATTAGCGACTGAAGCGAAAGTAATGGAAGCTAATAAAAAACAAAGTAAAGCGGCAGAAACATCTGCGCCTACCAAAAGAGAACTCTACTTAATTGATAAAAACGGGTACGTTGTTCCCCAGACGCTTGAAATTCCTAAATCAAAAGGTGTTGCTAAACAGTCTCTTGAATATTTAGTAGAGGGTGGACCAGTCACAAACTTATTGCCAAATAATTTCCGAGCGGTTCTTCCTGCTGATACAAGAGTTTTAGGGACAAAGCTGGAAAGTGACGGCACGATGGTGGCAGATTTTTCACCTGAATTTGCTGAGTATAAAAAAGAAGATGAACTCCGTATCTTGCAGGCCGTCACGTGGACGCTGACGCAGTTTGAAGGCGTAAATAAAGTTAAAATTCGCATTAACGGCTATGATAAAGATGAGATGCCTGTAAATCATACGCCAATCAGTAAAGGCTTGAGCAGAGCAGATGGCATTAACTTTGATAATACTGGAGTAGTTGACGTAACCCAAACGAAGCCAGTTACGATCTATTACTTAGCTCAAGAGGGCAAACAAACTTACTATGTTCCTGTCACAAAACGGATTGCTTCTGATGACAAAGATATGTACACTGCGATTGTAAATGAGCTTGTAGAAGGGCCTGCGCCCGCATCAGGTTTAGTGACAGACTTTAATCCTGACGCAAAGCTAGTAGCAGCTCCAAAGTATGCAGACGGTGAGTTAACGCTGAACTTTAATAAAAACATCTTTGGAAATTTAAAAGGAACCGAAATTTCTCAGCGTGTTCTCGACTCCTTAGTGTTATCACTGACGGAACAAAAAGCTGTAGACAGCGTTGCAATTAAGGTGGACGGTAAAAAAACGCTAAAAGATGAAAAAGGGAAAAAGTTAACGGAACCAGTTGCAAGACCTAAAAATGTGAACACAGGTAGTTTTTAA
- the rph gene encoding ribonuclease PH: MRLDGREFNELRPVSLHTSYLKHPEGSVLISVGDTKVICTASIDDRVPPFMRGQGKGWITAEYSMLPRATAQRNIRESTKGKVTGRTMEIQRLIGRALRSVVDLEKVGEKTIWIDCDVIQADGGTRTASITGAFVAMVLAFGKLVEENKLTEIPIRDYLAATSVGVHGENAILDLNYEEDSTAEVDMNIVMTGSGQFVELQGTGEESTFSREQLNHLLDLGGNGIYQLIEQQKEVLNHLAAYIPVKER, encoded by the coding sequence ATGCGTTTGGACGGTAGAGAATTTAATGAATTGAGACCTGTATCTCTCCATACTTCATACTTAAAGCATCCAGAAGGATCTGTATTAATTTCGGTAGGAGACACAAAGGTTATTTGTACAGCAAGCATAGACGACAGAGTACCTCCTTTTATGCGTGGACAAGGAAAAGGATGGATTACAGCTGAATATTCTATGCTGCCTCGAGCAACGGCACAAAGAAATATACGTGAATCAACAAAAGGTAAAGTTACAGGACGCACAATGGAAATTCAGCGTCTAATCGGACGAGCTCTTCGTTCTGTAGTCGATCTTGAAAAGGTTGGAGAAAAGACAATTTGGATTGACTGCGATGTTATTCAAGCAGATGGTGGAACAAGAACAGCATCGATTACAGGTGCTTTTGTGGCTATGGTTTTAGCGTTTGGAAAGCTGGTTGAAGAGAACAAGCTGACAGAAATTCCTATTCGTGACTACTTAGCTGCGACTTCGGTAGGTGTTCATGGAGAAAATGCGATTTTAGATTTAAATTATGAAGAAGATTCGACAGCGGAAGTTGACATGAATATTGTGATGACAGGAAGCGGACAGTTTGTAGAACTGCAGGGAACGGGAGAGGAATCGACTTTTTCGAGAGAGCAGTTAAATCATCTTCTGGATTTAGGGGGAAATGGTATTTATCAATTGATTGAACAGCAAAAGGAAGTTCTTAATCATCTAGCTGCTTACATTCCGGTTAAAGAAAGGTAA
- a CDS encoding MarR family winged helix-turn-helix transcriptional regulator, with amino-acid sequence MTAKNNEDTVAELEKSLRHIAAIVKQKGREILEDYTITPPQFIALQWLFERGDMTIGDLSNRIFLACSTTTDLVDRMEKNKLVVRVKDPKDRRVVRIHLLPEGARVIEEVIEKRQTYLNGVLANFSPSETEVLRVTLRKLHDEMKEK; translated from the coding sequence ATGACAGCAAAAAATAATGAGGATACAGTGGCAGAATTAGAAAAGTCACTTCGACATATTGCAGCGATTGTGAAGCAAAAAGGAAGAGAAATTTTAGAAGACTATACGATTACGCCACCTCAGTTTATTGCTTTGCAGTGGTTGTTTGAACGTGGAGATATGACGATTGGCGATTTATCAAATCGTATTTTTCTTGCTTGTAGTACAACGACAGATTTAGTAGATCGTATGGAAAAAAATAAGTTGGTGGTTCGGGTGAAAGATCCAAAAGACCGCCGCGTAGTGCGTATTCATTTGCTTCCTGAAGGAGCGCGTGTTATCGAAGAAGTAATCGAAAAGAGACAAACGTATTTAAATGGCGTACTGGCAAACTTCTCTCCTAGTGAAACGGAAGTTTTACGAGTAACGTTACGAAAATTGCATGATGAAATGAAAGAAAAATGA